The Vibrio chagasii genome includes a region encoding these proteins:
- the arcA gene encoding arginine deiminase, which produces MSKLYVGSEVGQLRRVLLNRPERALTHLTPSNCHDLLFDDVLAVEAAGEEHDAFAETLRNQDVEVLLLHDLLVETLAVPQAREWLLNTQISDFRYGPTFARDLRNYLAQMDNEHLATILLGGLAYSELPIKSSSMLPKMHRPLDFVIEPLPNHLFTRDTSCWVYGGVSLNPMMKPARQRETNHLRAIYRWHPVFAGQDFIKYFGDEDLHYDNANIEGGDVLVIGKGAVLIGISERTKPQGVENLAASLFKSGQATEVIAIDLPKHRSCMHLDTVMTHMDIDTFSVYPEIVRKDLDTWRLTPKENGEMRVEKAENYLSAIEGALGLDQLKIITTGGDNYEAEREQWNDANNVLTVKPGTVIGYERNVYTNEKYDKAGIEVLTIPGNELGRGRGGARCMSCPIERDGI; this is translated from the coding sequence GAAAGAGCACTCACCCACCTCACCCCTTCTAACTGTCATGACCTTCTATTTGATGATGTATTGGCTGTGGAAGCTGCTGGTGAAGAACACGATGCCTTTGCAGAGACACTACGTAATCAAGACGTAGAAGTACTGCTACTGCACGATTTATTGGTAGAGACGCTTGCCGTACCTCAAGCACGCGAATGGCTGCTAAACACTCAAATCTCAGATTTCCGTTATGGGCCTACCTTTGCTCGTGACTTAAGAAACTATCTTGCTCAAATGGATAATGAGCATCTAGCAACAATCTTACTGGGTGGCTTGGCGTATTCAGAGCTTCCTATCAAATCATCATCGATGCTTCCTAAAATGCATCGCCCACTTGATTTCGTTATCGAGCCACTGCCTAACCACCTATTTACACGCGATACTTCGTGTTGGGTTTATGGCGGTGTGTCGCTAAACCCTATGATGAAGCCAGCACGTCAACGTGAGACAAACCATCTACGCGCTATCTATCGCTGGCACCCAGTGTTTGCAGGGCAAGACTTCATTAAGTACTTTGGTGATGAGGACCTTCATTACGACAACGCCAACATTGAAGGCGGCGATGTACTGGTTATTGGTAAAGGCGCGGTACTTATCGGTATTTCTGAGCGTACCAAACCACAAGGCGTTGAGAACTTAGCGGCGAGCCTATTTAAGTCAGGGCAAGCAACCGAAGTGATCGCTATCGATCTACCAAAGCACCGTTCATGTATGCACCTTGATACGGTAATGACACACATGGATATCGATACCTTCTCTGTGTATCCAGAAATCGTTCGTAAAGATTTAGACACATGGCGCCTAACACCAAAAGAGAATGGTGAGATGCGCGTAGAGAAAGCGGAAAACTACCTGTCAGCGATTGAAGGTGCGCTAGGTCTTGATCAGCTTAAGATCATCACTACAGGTGGTGACAACTACGAAGCTGAGCGTGAGCAGTGGAATGACGCCAACAACGTACTGACAGTGAAACCGGGCACGGTTATCGGTTACGAACGTAATGTTTACACCAACGAGAAGTACGACAAGGCAGGTATCGAAGTTCTGACGATTCCAGGTAATGAACTGGGGCGTGGCCGTGGTGGCGCTCGTTGTATGAGCTGCCCTATCGAAAGAGACGGTATCTAA
- a CDS encoding ornithine carbamoyltransferase → MAFNLRNRNFLKLLDFTPKEIQFLLDLSADLKKAKYAGTEQKKLTGKNIALIFEKASTRTRCAFEVAAFDQGAQVSYLGPSGSQIGQKESMKDTARVLGRMYDGIEYRGFGQSIVEDLGAYAGVPVWNGLTDEFHPTQILADFLTMLEHGRGKLLYQISFAYLGDTRNNMGNSLLVGAAKMGMDIRLVAPKAFWPEEQLVEECQAIAQSTGAKITLTEDVAEGVKGCDFLYTDVWVSMGEAPEAWDERVAVMKPYQVNMDVIKLTGNPQVKFMHCLPAFHNNETVIGQQVADKYGMNGLEVTDEVFESDYSIVFDEAENRMHTIKAVMVATLG, encoded by the coding sequence ATGGCCTTTAATCTTCGCAATCGTAACTTTCTAAAACTACTCGACTTTACTCCTAAAGAGATTCAGTTTTTACTCGACCTGTCAGCTGACCTTAAAAAAGCTAAGTATGCAGGTACTGAGCAGAAGAAGCTTACTGGTAAAAACATCGCTTTGATCTTTGAAAAGGCATCAACACGAACTCGATGTGCGTTTGAAGTCGCCGCTTTTGATCAAGGTGCTCAAGTGTCTTACTTGGGTCCTTCTGGCTCTCAGATCGGTCAAAAAGAATCAATGAAAGATACTGCACGCGTATTAGGTCGTATGTACGATGGCATCGAGTACCGTGGCTTTGGTCAGAGTATCGTCGAAGACCTTGGCGCTTATGCTGGCGTTCCAGTGTGGAATGGCCTTACTGATGAATTTCACCCAACTCAGATCTTGGCTGACTTCCTGACCATGTTAGAACACGGTCGCGGTAAACTGCTGTATCAAATCAGCTTTGCTTATCTGGGTGATACTCGTAACAATATGGGTAACTCTCTATTAGTAGGAGCTGCCAAGATGGGCATGGATATTCGTCTTGTCGCGCCAAAAGCCTTCTGGCCAGAAGAACAACTTGTCGAAGAGTGCCAAGCTATCGCGCAAAGTACCGGCGCTAAAATCACGCTGACTGAAGACGTTGCTGAAGGCGTAAAAGGCTGTGACTTCCTCTACACCGATGTTTGGGTATCGATGGGCGAAGCACCAGAAGCTTGGGATGAACGTGTGGCAGTGATGAAACCATATCAAGTGAATATGGATGTGATTAAACTGACGGGCAACCCTCAAGTGAAATTCATGCATTGCTTACCCGCTTTCCACAATAATGAGACCGTTATCGGTCAGCAAGTAGCTGATAAATATGGTATGAACGGTTTGGAAGTGACGGATGAAGTGTTTGAATCTGACTACTCTATTGTGTTTGATGAAGCAGAAAATCGCATGCACACCATCAAAGCCGTTATGGTCGCAACACTCGGTTAA
- the pyrB gene encoding aspartate carbamoyltransferase, protein MANSLYQKHIISIPELSREELELIVQTAGQLKAEPNPELIKNKVVASCFFEPSTRTRLSFETAIQRIGGDVIGFDSGGNTSLAKKGETLADSVQVISSYVDAYVMRHPQEGAARLASEFSNGVPVINAGDGANQHPTQTLLDLFSIAETQGRLDNLNVAFVGDLKYGRTVHSLTQALAKFDNICFYFVAPEALAMPDYICEELDEAGIKYQLLTDMEGVIPELDVLYMTRVQKERFDESEYAHIKSAYILTAALLENARDNLKVLHPLPRVDEITVDVDKTPYAYYFQQAENGVYAREALLALVLNETL, encoded by the coding sequence ATGGCGAATTCGCTCTATCAAAAGCACATCATCTCAATTCCAGAGCTTTCTCGTGAAGAGCTAGAATTAATTGTTCAAACGGCTGGTCAGCTTAAAGCAGAACCAAACCCAGAACTTATCAAGAACAAAGTTGTGGCGAGCTGCTTCTTCGAACCTTCAACACGAACTCGTCTCTCTTTTGAAACTGCGATTCAACGCATCGGTGGTGATGTGATTGGTTTCGACAGCGGCGGTAACACCTCACTGGCAAAAAAGGGCGAAACGCTAGCAGACTCAGTACAGGTTATCTCTTCCTACGTTGATGCTTACGTAATGCGTCACCCACAAGAAGGTGCAGCGCGCCTAGCATCAGAGTTCTCAAATGGTGTCCCTGTCATCAACGCTGGTGATGGTGCTAACCAACACCCAACACAGACTCTGCTTGATCTGTTCTCTATCGCAGAGACACAAGGCCGCCTAGACAACCTTAATGTGGCGTTCGTTGGTGACCTTAAATACGGCCGCACGGTTCACTCTCTCACTCAAGCACTGGCTAAGTTCGATAACATCTGTTTCTACTTTGTAGCGCCAGAAGCATTGGCTATGCCTGATTACATCTGTGAAGAGCTTGATGAAGCTGGCATCAAATACCAACTACTGACCGACATGGAAGGTGTGATTCCTGAGCTGGATGTTCTATACATGACTCGCGTACAGAAAGAACGCTTTGATGAGTCGGAATACGCACACATCAAGTCAGCCTACATCCTAACGGCTGCTCTATTAGAAAATGCACGTGATAACTTGAAGGTACTGCACCCACTTCCTCGCGTTGATGAAATCACTGTCGATGTCGATAAAACACCTTACGCTTACTACTTCCAGCAAGCTGAAAATGGTGTTTACGCGCGTGAAGCATTACTAGCCCTTGTTCTTAACGAAACGCTGTAG
- the pyrI gene encoding aspartate carbamoyltransferase regulatory subunit, giving the protein MSKETQLKVEAIKNGTVIDHIPANIGIKVLKLFDMHNSHQRVTIGLNLPSSALGGKDLLKIENVFITEEQANKLALYAPHATVNQIEDYEVVKKLALELPEQINDVFECPNTNCITHNEPVESSFMIFEKNEDIRLKCKYCEKVFSREIVTER; this is encoded by the coding sequence ATGTCTAAAGAGACTCAATTAAAAGTTGAAGCAATCAAGAACGGTACCGTTATCGACCATATCCCAGCAAACATCGGGATCAAGGTGCTAAAACTGTTTGATATGCACAACTCTCATCAGCGTGTCACTATTGGTTTGAACCTGCCTTCTTCAGCACTTGGCGGTAAAGACTTACTTAAAATTGAGAATGTGTTTATCACCGAAGAGCAAGCAAACAAGTTAGCACTGTACGCACCTCATGCGACGGTAAACCAAATCGAAGATTACGAAGTGGTTAAGAAGCTAGCGCTTGAACTGCCTGAGCAGATCAACGATGTGTTTGAGTGTCCCAACACCAACTGCATTACTCACAACGAGCCGGTTGAGAGCAGCTTTATGATCTTTGAAAAGAATGAAGACATTCGCCTGAAATGTAAGTACTGCGAAAAAGTCTTCTCTCGCGAAATCGTAACCGAAAGATAA
- a CDS encoding RidA family protein, which yields MTKVPHTESAPAAIGPYVQGVDLGNMVLTSGQIPVNPATGEVSADIAEQARQSLDNVKAVVEASGLTVKDIVKLTVFVKDLNDFGTVNEVYGKFFDEHGVANYPARSCVEVARLPKDVGIEIEAIAVRK from the coding sequence ATGACTAAAGTACCTCACACAGAATCGGCTCCAGCTGCAATCGGCCCATACGTACAAGGCGTTGACCTTGGCAACATGGTACTGACTTCTGGTCAAATCCCAGTAAACCCAGCAACTGGTGAAGTATCTGCTGATATCGCAGAGCAAGCACGCCAATCTCTAGACAACGTTAAAGCGGTTGTAGAAGCTTCTGGCCTGACTGTAAAAGACATCGTTAAGCTAACTGTATTCGTTAAAGACCTAAACGACTTCGGCACAGTAAACGAAGTTTACGGTAAATTCTTTGATGAGCACGGCGTTGCAAACTACCCTGCACGTTCATGTGTTGAAGTAGCTCGTCTACCAAAAGATGTTGGTATCGAGATCGAAGCTATTGCAGTTCGCAAATAG
- a CDS encoding 1-acylglycerol-3-phosphate O-acyltransferase, whose protein sequence is MIAILRIFALAIFAILMFVFGCGYCLLSPRNPKHVFTFGRYFGRMSKVFGIKLELRIPEDAYSRGQHVYVANHQNNWDLFTVSSAVTPKVVTVGKKSLAWMPLFGQLYWLTGNILIDRANRSKAVGTIDQVVDNLKGSDVSVWMFPEGTRSRGRGLLPFKTGAFHAAIGAGLPIIPIVCSSTGGVKLNRWNNGHVIVEMLDPINTEGYDKSNVRELANLTREQMAAKLEELDKEVIELNKK, encoded by the coding sequence ATGATAGCAATATTACGTATTTTCGCATTGGCGATATTTGCGATTCTTATGTTTGTATTCGGCTGTGGCTATTGTCTACTTAGCCCACGTAACCCAAAGCACGTATTTACCTTTGGTCGTTACTTCGGTCGTATGTCGAAAGTGTTTGGTATCAAGCTAGAGCTGCGTATCCCTGAAGATGCTTACTCTCGTGGCCAACATGTTTATGTTGCGAACCATCAGAATAACTGGGACCTGTTCACGGTATCATCGGCTGTGACGCCTAAAGTGGTAACAGTTGGTAAGAAAAGCCTAGCGTGGATGCCTTTGTTTGGTCAGCTTTACTGGTTGACGGGTAATATCCTAATTGACCGTGCAAACCGCAGCAAAGCGGTTGGTACAATCGATCAAGTGGTTGATAACCTGAAAGGCAGTGATGTTTCGGTATGGATGTTCCCTGAAGGAACGCGTTCACGAGGCCGTGGTCTGTTGCCATTTAAAACTGGCGCTTTTCATGCTGCGATTGGCGCTGGCTTACCAATTATCCCTATCGTGTGTAGTTCTACAGGTGGCGTTAAGCTGAACCGTTGGAACAATGGCCACGTGATTGTGGAAATGCTAGACCCAATTAATACTGAAGGCTACGACAAGTCGAACGTTCGTGAATTAGCAAACCTAACTCGTGAACAGATGGCGGCTAAGTTGGAAGAGCTAGACAAAGAAGTGATTGAGCTTAATAAGAAGTAG